The sequence below is a genomic window from Myxococcus xanthus.
CCTGGATGAGTTCGACGTAGCGGCGGTTCTTCGGGTTCAGCTTGAACGCCCTGCGAAACGCGTCTTCGGCCTGCCCCCACTGGCCTTCGCCCTGGGCCACTTCTCCCAGGAAGGCCCAGCCCTCCTCCAGCGTGGGCTCCTGGCGCAACACCTCCTGCAACTCCTGCTGCGCCAGCCGTCCGTGCGCCTCCGGCTTCATCAGATAGCGCGCGTAGGCCCGGTAGGCCTGGTACAGCGGCTTCGGGTCGATGTCGCAGGCGTACTCGAAGTACTCGAAGGCCCCCGCGTGGTTCCGCGCGGCCAGCCGGAATTTCGCCTCTTCGAACTGCGTCGTCGCATCCAGCAAGTCCGTGCGGATGCGGAACTGTTCGGCCGTGGTGGGCCGCGTGCCCCGGTCCTTCTCCCGATGCGCCGCGCGCCGCTTGCGCCACAGCAGGTTCTGCTCCGCGTCCGACAGCGCGCCAAACGCCTTCGCATGGGCCGCCAGCAGCACCTCCGCCTTCTCGCGGAGCTCCGGCGTGTGGAAGCGCAGGGGCGCGTAGCGGTCCGCCAGGGCCAGGAAGGCCTTGCGCAGCGGCACCGGCTGCACGTCCTCGGGCACGTCCAACAGCGCGAAGGGGTCCTTGCTCCGGTGCGACATGAAGGCGCTCACCAGGGCATTGCGCGCCGCCTCGTCCTCGTCGGAGAACGGCGTCCCCTGCGGAGCTGGCGCCGCCACCGGAGGCGCCACCGGTTCGGGCGCGGGCGCGGCGGGCGCCGTCCCCTTCCCCGCGCTCAGCCGGGCCGCCTTCGCGTCCACGTCCTCCACGAAGCCCGCGACCTCCAGCAGGCACAGCGCGTACAACCGCCGGAGCACCACCTCCGTGTCGAACCCGGTGCGCTCCATCAGCTCACCGAAGGTGGGGCGCAACCGGAGCGCCTGGAACAGCCGCGCGTCCTTCGACGACAGCTTCAGCCCCGCCTCCGTGCCCGGCATCTGCCCGAAGCGGCGCTCGTCCGTGAAGGTGAAGTGCGTGGCCACCGCGTCGAAGGGCATCACGTTGGCCACCCCCGTGAGGATGAGCTGGCCCGTGTTCGTCCGCACGCTGGCGTCCGGAGGCTCCACGTCGGCGATGAGCCGGTACTTCGCGTCCACCCAGCG
It includes:
- a CDS encoding DUF4388 domain-containing protein, whose product is MFPTPSQVLRQREGVLADTPFPLLLHALMAEERTCTLELKVRQREKRIVFEDGAPVACQSNLLHETLGKYLVEKGKLSETDYQKALAESISAEVPLSGLLVQKGLISPFDLYKQLQANLAHKLLDCFRWVDAKYRLIADVEPPDASVRTNTGQLILTGVANVMPFDAVATHFTFTDERRFGQMPGTEAGLKLSSKDARLFQALRLRPTFGELMERTGFDTEVVLRRLYALCLLEVAGFVEDVDAKAARLSAGKGTAPAAPAPEPVAPPVAAPAPQGTPFSDEDEAARNALVSAFMSHRSKDPFALLDVPEDVQPVPLRKAFLALADRYAPLRFHTPELREKAEVLLAAHAKAFGALSDAEQNLLWRKRRAAHREKDRGTRPTTAEQFRIRTDLLDATTQFEEAKFRLAARNHAGAFEYFEYACDIDPKPLYQAYRAYARYLMKPEAHGRLAQQELQEVLRQEPTLEEGWAFLGEVAQGEGQWGQAEDAFRRAFKLNPKNRRYVELIQEIVRRR